A stretch of DNA from Nitrospirota bacterium:
GTGACGCAGCTGAAGAACCAGGACCCATTGAAGCCGATGGACAGCTCGTCGTTTGTGGCGGAATTAGCGCAGTTCAGCCAACTGGAACAGAGCTCCAATCAATCGACCCTGCTGGGAAAGGTTCTCGATGCACAGAACTCGAGTCTGCAGTATTCCTTGTTGCCGCTGATTGGCAGGGATGTGCGTGTCGAGGGTGCGATTATCCCATTGGGTTCGGGGCCCGCGCCGCTCGACTACAATCTGAACGAGGATGCGGTGTCCGTCAGGGCGTCTATTCTGAATGCGAGTAATCAGACAATCCGGACGCTCGATCTCGGAGCGCAGAGCGCTGGAGAGCAGCATGTCGTGTGGGACGGGCGAGATGGGAACGGCACGCTGATGCCGCCAGGGACCTATACCTATTCGGTGGCGGCCAGGAATAGCCAGAATCAACCGGTGCCGATTACGGCGACCTCGCGTCTGACCGTTTCCGGCATCCGGGTGGTCGAAGGTCAGCCCAGACTGGCTGCGGGCGAGAATACGATCGATCCAAGCGCCGTCATTGAGTTTCGTTAAGAAGTCTGAAATAGGCTGTTGTCATTCATTGTCATAGAACTCAGAAGGAGGGAGTAAACCATGGGTCTTTTGTCCTCATTGTTTGCCGGTGTCAGCGGACTTAATGCGAACGGTACCGCTTTGTCGGTGATCGGCAACAACATCGCCAATATGCAAACGGTCGGATTCAAATCGAGCAAAGCGACCTTTGCCGATTTGATCAGTTCATCGATATCGGGCGGATCCGGTTCCGTCCAGACCGGCATCGGCGTCGCGCTGACGTCGGTGCAAGGCAACTTCTCACAGGGGTCGTTGGCCACGTCGGCCAACGTCCTCGATATGGCGATCGACGGCAACGGATTCTTCATTGTGCAGGATGCCCAGGGCGGCACCTTCTACAGTCGAGCGGGGACGTTCCGGTTGGATAAGGATAACAATGTCGTCGATCCGAGCGGTTTTAAATTACGGGGCTTTCTCGCCGACACGACCGGGACGATTACCGGGTCGATCGGCGATGTGTCGCTTCCCTCTACCACCGCTTCGCCGAATGACACAAATTTAGCGTTCCTGGCTGCGAACTTGAATTCAGCCGCACCGATTACGGGCGTGGAAGGGAATGTCGTCGGCTCCGCGGCATCTGCCACGACGAGTGCCGTCGGCAACCTTTCATTTAATATCAATTTGAACGGCGACGGGGCCCAGGTCGTAACAGTGGCTGCCGGCTTGACGGGCGCGGCCTTAGCCACCGCCATTCAGAACGGTGTGCGTGCGTTGACGCCCGCCGACCCGTTTCGAACCGCCGCCTATACAGGCTTCACCGCTTCGGTCAATGCGGCGGGGTTTTTCACCTTTGCGTCAGGGCTCGCTGGGGTGACTAATAACACGACCACCGGCACAGGAGCGGTCGTCGTCACGGCCAATGGCGCCGACACCTTGGGCGCGAACCTCAATATGCTGGCCGGGACATCCACGACAGGCACGAACTTCAGTATTGCCGATCCGACAGGGACCTCGAATTTTTCGACGTCGATGACCGTCTACGATTCTCTTGGAAATAGTCACCTCCTCACGACCTATTTCACCAAGGCCGGAAGTAATACCTGGAACTACAATGTAACGGCCAACAGCAATGACGTGGTGACGGCCAACTATGCCTCGGCGAATATCGATGCCACACTCGGCATCACCAGGGTCGGGGCCGGGACCCTCACATTTGGCACGGACGGTACGCTCGACCGCGAGAGTGTGGCCATCCGGTTTGATACAGGGACGGCAGCCGGGACAGCCGGGACAGTGCCGGGGCAAATGCAAATCGATTTCAACGGGGCGACGCCCGATCAGCTGCTCACCTATAACTATGGCACCAGTGTCACGACGGAGGGTGGTAACGGATTGGACGGCACGACTCAGTTCGGCTCGCAATCCGCGGTGGTTCAACTGACGCAAGACGGGTATGCGGCCGGTTCACTCCAGGCCTTTTCGGTCGACGGGAACGGGGTCATCAATGGACGGTTCTCCAACGGTCAGTTGCGGGCGCTGGCTCAAGTGGTTTTGGCACGTTTTCCCGACCCCCTTGGTTTGACTCGAACCGGGAACAATACCTTTGCGGAGTCCGGCAACTCAGGGCAACCGGTGACGGGAGTTCCGGAGAGCGCGGGATTGGGCAAATTGAAGTCCAATACGCTGGAACTGTCGAATGTCGATTTGGGTGAAAGTTTTATCGACATGATCGCCGCCCAACGTGGTTTCCAAGCCAACTCTCGCGTCATCACGACATCCGATGAGATTCTCCAAGAACTCGTCAATCTCAAGCGGTAGTCCGCTGTGATGGGTGGGTCATGCGCCGCCGCGCGCGTGACCCACCTCACGGGAGCCATTCTTTCTCCCAGGAGCCGATACCCTCGTCATCGATCTGTTGTCCGACTGGCGTTCCCTGTCAGGATTTTGACATCGTCAATCGACTGGCGTCCCGTCCTCTCATCCTCTGTGTTTCCTCTCCTCCGTTACGACGAATCTACTCATTTGGCGTGGGTTCCTCGCTTGAGGCGCGTCGAACTGAACGAATTTCTTGTGGCATACGCATTGCAAACTCCCTGTTCCTGACACCGTTGGACTAGAGGAGGATCTTATGTCAGATGCAGCAGCTGCTGAAGATGGGAAGGCCCCGGTCGCAGTCTCCGCCGGGATCCCCATGAAAATGGTCATCATCATTGTTGTCGGGACTCTCTTGCTGGGCATCGGAGCGGCCTTCGCAATTTTCAAGATGACCTCTGGAGGGCATGGAGGCGACGAGGCGAAAACAGAGGCCAGCGAACCGAAAGCCAGCGAGTCGAAAGCCGAGAGTCACGGCGAGAGCGGGCATAAAGGAGAGGGGAAAGCCGTCGTGGCTAAGGGCGTCATGTTCGATGTGGACCCCTTCATCGTCAACTTGGCCGATGCCCAAGATGTGAAGTATTTGAAGCTGACGGTGAAGCTGGAGATGGACAATCAGGAGGGGGCGGATGCCTTGACCGAACGCATCCCGCAGGTACGCGATACGATTCTTGTGCTGTTAACCAGCAAAGAATCTTCGTCGATTCGTACGACCCAGGGGAAATTCCAGCTGCGCGACGAAATTACGCAGCGGGTCAACAGTCTGCTCCCCAAACCGGCCGTCCATACGGTGTATTTCACTGACTTCGTCGTGCAGTAGCCACAAGGACGATCCGGACCTATGGAAAAAATCCTCTCCCAAGACGAAATCGATGCTCTCTTAAAGGGAGTTGATTCCGGTGCCGTCGAATCCAAACCGGCAGAGGAGCCGGCTGCTGCATCGGGGGCTAAGCAGTTCGATCTGTTCAATCAAGAGCGGATCATTCGCGGACGGATGCCGACGCTCGAGTTGATCAACGATCGTTTCATTCGCCGGCAAACGATTTCGTGGGGGGCGGCGCTCCATGACACGATTGAATTCGCCGTCGTCGGCACACAGATCACCAAGTTCGGCGAATTCCTCAAGAAGGTGCCGATGCCGTCCTCGATGAACGTCTTTCATATGGAGCCGCTTCGGAGTAACGGGCTCTTTGTCATGGACGCGTTCCTGGTCTATCTGATTGTCGATTACTTTTTCGGCGGCAAAGGGCAGACACACGTCAAACCGGAAGGCCGCGACTTTACGCCGATCCAATTGCGCGTCATCAAAAAACTGGTCCAGCAGGCCTTCCTCGATCTCGAGAAAGCCTGGGAAGCGCTGATGACGGTCAAGATCCAGCATGTGCGCTCGGAAAGTAACCCCCAGTTTGCCATGGTGGTCTCCGCCTCCGAGATCGTGGCTGTGGTGACGCTGCAAGTGGTGATCGGTGAAACCGCCCGCGATATGTTCATCGTCTATCCCTATTCCATGCTCGAACCTATCAAAGAAAAGCTCTATTCGGGACTGGTGTCCGATCATGTCGAGCAAGACGGCGGGTGGGCCGGCCGGTTTCGGGAGAGATTGCAAGAATGCGAACTCAATGTCGCCGTCAGGCTCGGGACCGCCTCCGTCAAGGTGCAAGACGTGCTCAACTTTACGGCGGGAGATGTCATCGTCTTGGATCAACGGCCGGGCGATCCCCTGGATTGTTTTGTCGAGGGATATTTGAAGTTTCAAGGAAGCCCCGGTGTCTTCAAGGGGAACCATGCCTGTCGTGTATCGAAGGTGATTGCGTAAGCGAGCCCTGTTGTTGAGGAGAACGATCTATGGCTGATACCGACGTCACAAAACCTGAATCCGGTACATCGTCCCCTCCGGTGGCTTCGTTTCCGCAGGTCGACAATGGTGGAGCTGTGCCGGCGCAGAAGAATTTGGATTTTATCCTCGATATTCCCATGCAGGTGACCGTGCAGGTGGGGTCGACCAAGATGGCAATTCGAGAATTACTGCAGCTCGGGCAGGGGTCTGTGGTCGAACTCGAAAAACTTGCGGGCGAAGCCATGGAAGTGCTGGTCAATAATAAGCTGATAGCGCGCGGTGAAGTGGTGGTGGTGAACGAGAAATACGGCATCCGGTTGACCGATGTCATCAGCACGGTCGAACGGGTTCAGCAACTCGGCTAGGACTAGGGGAGACGGAGACGGCATGGTCGACTTCTGGGACAGCTTCTTACGTATGGCGGCGGCCCTTGCGCTGGTCCTAGCTCTTATCGCCGGGCTGGTTGCGCTGGTTCGGCGGTTTGGCGGCGCGCGACTGTTCACGCCTGTGACTGCGCCGATCGTGCAGGTGCTGGGAAGCGGTTACCTCGGTCCCCGCAAGACGATTTCGCTCGTATCGGTGGCAGGAGAG
This window harbors:
- a CDS encoding flagellar hook assembly protein FlgD encodes the protein MATINGATSSTIASAANPTPASLKQAELGKNDFLNLLVTQLKNQDPLKPMDSSSFVAELAQFSQLEQSSNQSTLLGKVLDAQNSSLQYSLLPLIGRDVRVEGAIIPLGSGPAPLDYNLNEDAVSVRASILNASNQTIRTLDLGAQSAGEQHVVWDGRDGNGTLMPPGTYTYSVAARNSQNQPVPITATSRLTVSGIRVVEGQPRLAAGENTIDPSAVIEFR
- a CDS encoding flagellar hook protein FlgE, with product MGLLSSLFAGVSGLNANGTALSVIGNNIANMQTVGFKSSKATFADLISSSISGGSGSVQTGIGVALTSVQGNFSQGSLATSANVLDMAIDGNGFFIVQDAQGGTFYSRAGTFRLDKDNNVVDPSGFKLRGFLADTTGTITGSIGDVSLPSTTASPNDTNLAFLAANLNSAAPITGVEGNVVGSAASATTSAVGNLSFNINLNGDGAQVVTVAAGLTGAALATAIQNGVRALTPADPFRTAAYTGFTASVNAAGFFTFASGLAGVTNNTTTGTGAVVVTANGADTLGANLNMLAGTSTTGTNFSIADPTGTSNFSTSMTVYDSLGNSHLLTTYFTKAGSNTWNYNVTANSNDVVTANYASANIDATLGITRVGAGTLTFGTDGTLDRESVAIRFDTGTAAGTAGTVPGQMQIDFNGATPDQLLTYNYGTSVTTEGGNGLDGTTQFGSQSAVVQLTQDGYAAGSLQAFSVDGNGVINGRFSNGQLRALAQVVLARFPDPLGLTRTGNNTFAESGNSGQPVTGVPESAGLGKLKSNTLELSNVDLGESFIDMIAAQRGFQANSRVITTSDEILQELVNLKR
- a CDS encoding flagellar basal body-associated FliL family protein — translated: MSDAAAAEDGKAPVAVSAGIPMKMVIIIVVGTLLLGIGAAFAIFKMTSGGHGGDEAKTEASEPKASESKAESHGESGHKGEGKAVVAKGVMFDVDPFIVNLADAQDVKYLKLTVKLEMDNQEGADALTERIPQVRDTILVLLTSKESSSIRTTQGKFQLRDEITQRVNSLLPKPAVHTVYFTDFVVQ
- the fliM gene encoding flagellar motor switch protein FliM; protein product: MEKILSQDEIDALLKGVDSGAVESKPAEEPAAASGAKQFDLFNQERIIRGRMPTLELINDRFIRRQTISWGAALHDTIEFAVVGTQITKFGEFLKKVPMPSSMNVFHMEPLRSNGLFVMDAFLVYLIVDYFFGGKGQTHVKPEGRDFTPIQLRVIKKLVQQAFLDLEKAWEALMTVKIQHVRSESNPQFAMVVSASEIVAVVTLQVVIGETARDMFIVYPYSMLEPIKEKLYSGLVSDHVEQDGGWAGRFRERLQECELNVAVRLGTASVKVQDVLNFTAGDVIVLDQRPGDPLDCFVEGYLKFQGSPGVFKGNHACRVSKVIA
- the fliN gene encoding flagellar motor switch protein FliN: MADTDVTKPESGTSSPPVASFPQVDNGGAVPAQKNLDFILDIPMQVTVQVGSTKMAIRELLQLGQGSVVELEKLAGEAMEVLVNNKLIARGEVVVVNEKYGIRLTDVISTVERVQQLG
- a CDS encoding flagellar biosynthetic protein FliO codes for the protein MVDFWDSFLRMAAALALVLALIAGLVALVRRFGGARLFTPVTAPIVQVLGSGYLGPRKTISLVSVAGEFLIVGVTPTDLVSFGRITDQEQVRQLLAKAAAAPSQVSSVPSSGLSAQIETEMKGGHAIA